From Pseudomonas sp. CCI4.2, one genomic window encodes:
- the rplO gene encoding 50S ribosomal protein L15, whose amino-acid sequence MKLNDLSPAPGSRREKHRPGRGIGSGLGKTGGRGHKGQSSRSGGTIAPGFEGGQQPLHRRLPKFGFVSLKAMDRAEVRLSELSKVEGDIVTVQSLKDANVINQNVQRVKIMLSGEVTRAVTIKGIAATKGARAAIEAAGGKFEE is encoded by the coding sequence ATGAAACTCAATGATCTGAGTCCAGCGCCGGGTTCCCGTCGCGAAAAGCATCGTCCGGGCCGTGGTATCGGTAGTGGTTTGGGTAAGACAGGTGGCCGCGGCCACAAAGGTCAATCCTCCCGCTCCGGTGGCACTATTGCTCCGGGCTTTGAAGGCGGCCAACAGCCGTTGCATCGTCGTCTGCCGAAGTTCGGTTTCGTTTCCCTGAAGGCTATGGATCGCGCAGAAGTGCGTTTGTCCGAATTGTCTAAAGTGGAAGGCGACATCGTCACCGTGCAGTCCCTGAAGGATGCCAACGTGATTAACCAAAACGTTCAACGTGTGAAAATCATGTTGTCCGGCGAAGTTACTCGCGCTGTCACCATCAAAGGTATCGCAGCCACCAAAGGTGCGCGTGCGGCTATCGAAGCAGCTGGCGGCAAGTTCGAGGAATAA
- the rpmD gene encoding 50S ribosomal protein L30: MATVKVTLIKSMTGRIPNHKLCIKGLGLRRIGHTVEVLDTPENRGMINKAYYMLRVEG; the protein is encoded by the coding sequence ATGGCTACCGTTAAAGTAACGCTGATCAAAAGCATGACCGGACGCATCCCTAACCACAAATTGTGCATTAAGGGTTTGGGTCTGCGTCGCATCGGTCACACTGTAGAAGTGCTGGATACTCCTGAGAATCGCGGGATGATCAACAAGGCTTACTACATGCTGCGAGTCGAGGGTTAA
- the rpsE gene encoding 30S ribosomal protein S5, giving the protein MSNNDQKRDEGYIEKLVQVNRVAKTVKGGRIFTFTALTVVGDGKGRVGFGRGKSREVPAAIQKAMEAARRNMIQVDLNGTTLQYAMKSAHGASKVYMQPASEGTGIIAGGAMRAVLEVAGVQNVLAKCYGSTNPVNVVHATFKGLKAMQSPESIAAKRGKSVKEIF; this is encoded by the coding sequence ATGTCAAATAACGACCAAAAGCGCGACGAAGGCTACATTGAGAAGCTGGTTCAAGTGAACCGCGTTGCTAAAACCGTAAAAGGCGGCCGTATCTTCACCTTCACCGCGTTGACCGTGGTTGGTGATGGTAAAGGGCGTGTTGGTTTCGGTCGCGGCAAGTCACGTGAAGTGCCTGCTGCGATTCAGAAAGCAATGGAAGCTGCTCGCCGTAACATGATCCAAGTAGACCTGAACGGCACTACTCTGCAGTACGCAATGAAGTCTGCCCATGGCGCTTCGAAGGTGTACATGCAGCCTGCTTCTGAAGGTACCGGCATCATCGCTGGCGGCGCTATGCGCGCAGTGTTGGAAGTTGCTGGTGTTCAGAACGTGCTCGCCAAGTGCTATGGCTCGACTAACCCGGTAAACGTGGTTCACGCTACGTTCAAAGGTTTGAAAGCTATGCAATCTCCTGAATCTATTGCTGCCAAGCGCGGCAAAAGTGTCAAGGAGATCTTCTGA
- the rplR gene encoding 50S ribosomal protein L18: MTVKKVTRLRRARKARLKMHELEVVRLCVYRSSQHIYAQVISADGSKVLASASTLDKDLRDGATGNIDAATKVGQLVAERAKAVGVSQVAFDRSGFKYHGRVKALADAAREGGLEF, from the coding sequence ATGACCGTCAAAAAAGTTACCCGACTGCGTCGCGCTCGCAAAGCACGCTTGAAAATGCACGAATTAGAAGTCGTGCGTCTCTGCGTGTACCGCTCTTCGCAGCACATTTATGCCCAGGTCATTTCGGCCGACGGCAGCAAAGTCTTGGCGAGCGCCTCGACTTTGGACAAAGACCTGCGTGATGGAGCCACTGGCAACATCGACGCGGCCACTAAGGTTGGCCAGCTGGTCGCTGAGCGTGCGAAAGCCGTCGGCGTTTCACAAGTGGCTTTCGACCGTTCTGGCTTCAAGTACCACGGCCGCGTGAAAGCGCTGGCTGATGCTGCTCGTGAAGGCGGACTGGAGTTCTAA